Proteins encoded in a region of the Amphiprion ocellaris isolate individual 3 ecotype Okinawa chromosome 21, ASM2253959v1, whole genome shotgun sequence genome:
- the glipr1a gene encoding GLIPR1-like protein 1 — protein MGSVVETLLWAWVILDSAVSSVSLPDITDGKFIEECVREHNRARSSVSPTASNMLYMTWDEGLAITARAWARNCVFDHNIHLGDARRMHPTYPSVGENIWTGYPPSKFDVTRAIQRWVNEKLHYDYQENTCTNVCGHYTQVVWATSYKVGCAVQRCPKGVTNFSPDEGAVFVCNYATAGNVRGSRPYESKGAACSGCEGTCEERLCRSPERDSQKSYSWSPDLDPAMTNSDYGYGVILLVRPIALIITFIAAFVVRYFYPDVFCYE, from the exons ATGGGCAGCGTGGTGGAGACGTTGCTGTGGGCCTGGGTCATCCTGGACTCAGCTGTGTCCTCAGTCTCACTGCCTGACATCACTGATGGAAAGTTCATTGAAGAGTGTGTGAGGGAACACAACAGGGCGCGGTCCTCAGTCAGTCCAACAGCAAGCAACATGCTCTACATG ACATGGGATGAGGGCCTGGCCATCACTGCCAGAGCGTGGGCAAGGAACTGTGTGTTTGATCACAACATCCACCTCGGTGATGCCCGACGTATGCACCCTACCTACCCCTCTGTAGGGGAAAACATATGGACAGGCTACCCACCGTCGAAGTTTGACGTAACACGTGCCATACAAAGATGGGTGAATGAAAAGCTACACTACGACTACCAAGAAAACACCTGCACAAATGTCTGCGGCCATTACACGCAG GTCGTGTGGGCAACTAGCTACAAGGTCGGTTGTGCTGTGCAGCGGTGCCCAAAAGGAGTCACTAACTTTAGTCCTGATGAGGGGGCTGTTTTTGTGTGCAACTACGCCACAGC TGGTaatgtgagaggaagccggCCATATGAGTCTAAAGGGGCAGCATGCTCAGGATGTGAAGGCACATGTGAGGAGCGTCTCTGCC GTAGCCCTGAACGAGATTCACAGAAAA GCTACAGCTGGAGCCCAGACTTGGATCCTGCTATGACTAACAGTGACTATGGATATGGAGTCATTCTGCTAGTCAGGCCCATTGCcctcatcatcaccttcatcgCAGCGTTTGTAGTCCGCTACTTTTACCCTGATGTCTTCTGCTACGAATAG